Proteins from one Podospora pseudocomata strain CBS 415.72m chromosome 4, whole genome shotgun sequence genomic window:
- a CDS encoding hypothetical protein (COG:S; EggNog:ENOG503P6CE): MAEVKPPVQYASAPAAAPSGSQEHYVQHTPVWIVVARGAQVFFSLIILGMAGAVIHDVMIEELAFGIACVVFTWIVIGYVLITEKVSGAREAYNIWAVLSLDFLMAVLWLAALGSIAARRARFVVPVSTANCRDDGSAVSSKTCDVYPVKRALEKRGAVLTQTGLGLTSGAAGLSALMWLLFIATLVYHGHTFRLWHQANKKPADAELNAQGAPMLATQQQAAPAPGPVYNSQQQYQPQTQFPQQYPPQQQQQQQQQQQQPQQQPQQQQQYTAQPPQQYQQPQAPFQPSPVNTPSPYQQQYQTPQPTGTPQPYAYPQQQQQQQQPHPYPQAAEAPGHSYYPPQQ; the protein is encoded by the exons ATGGCCGAAGTCAAGCCCCCAGTTCAGTACGCTTCGGCGCCAGCTGCTGCACCGTCCGGAAGCCAGGAGCATTATGTCCAGCACACACCTGTGTGGATCGTGGTGGCCAGAGGCGCCcaggttttcttttctctcatAATCTTGGGTATGGCTGGCGCTGTCATCCATGACGTGATGATTGAGGAGCTCGCCTTTGGGATCGCTTGC GTTGTTTTTACGTGGATTGTTATCGGTTACGTTCTCATCACCGAGAAGGTGTCAGGGGCGCGTGAAGCGTATAATATTTGGGCTGTGCTGTCGCTTGATTTCTTGATGGCCGTTTTGTGGCTCGCCGCCTTGGGTTCCATTGCTGCCAGACGGGCACGATTCGTCGTGCCTGTCAGTACTGCAAATTGCCGCGATGACGGTTCCGCTGTCTCCAGCAAGACTTGCGATGTATATCCGGTGAAGCGAGCCCTCGAGAAACGCGGTGCCGTCTTGACCCAGACGGGGCTCGGCTTGACAAGCGGCGCCGCAGGTCTGAGCGCGCTCATGTG GCTCCTCTTTATCGCCACGCTTGTGTACCATGGCCATACATTCCGCCTTTGGCACCAGGCGAACAAGAAGCCTGCTGACGCCGAGCTGAATGCCCAAGGAGCCCCGATGCTTGCCACACAGCAACAGGCCGCCCCTGCTCCTGGACCAGTCTACAActcccagcagcagtaccAGCCCCAGACCCAGTTTCCCCAGCAGTAtcccccccagcaacagcaacaacaacaacagcaacaacaacaaccacagcaacaaccacagcagcaacagcaataTACTGCCCAGCCACCTCAGCAATATCAACAACCGCAGGCTCCCTTCCAACCGAGCCCTGTAAATACCCCAAGCCCGTATCAACAACAATATCAAACGCCCCAGCCGACGGGCACCCCCCAGCCTTATGCCTatcctcagcaacagcagcagcagcagcagccacatCCGTACCCTCAGGCCGCGGAGGCTCCTGGACATTCGTATTACCCACCGCAGCAGTAG
- a CDS encoding hypothetical protein (EggNog:ENOG503PYCF), with amino-acid sequence MKFQVLLSLVTVAAGIPSAQKLDRPVKPPLKPLVIDSLSTFAPSGRPGSSIYSFFNVSFTDIEFNNTTVQCGTRWTFGEGEDIAWTRKNTDCLIKPKSKRVGEWSFQLLKPTASGEGASLLNNFMLHLRHDWISGVHVATQKFNFDGERNIGGMCSASGTCQFGLWEGVERPYLVPQFRLER; translated from the coding sequence ATGAAATTCCAGGTATTGCTCTCACTTGTCACTGTGGCTGCAGGCATTCCCTCGGCCCAGAAACTGGATCGACCGGTAAAGCCTCCTCTCAAGCCTCTGGTGATAGACAGCCTGTCGACATTTGCTCCCTCAGGTCGACCAGGGAGCTCGATCTATTCCTTCTTCAATGTCAGCTTCACCGATATCGagttcaacaacaccactgtCCAGTGCGGCACTCGGTGGACAtttggtgaaggggaggacaTTGCCTGGACGAGAAAGAACACGGACTGTTTGATCAAGCCAAAGTCAAAGAGAGTGGGGGAATGGAGCTTCCAGTTGCTCAAGCCGACGGCGAGCGGAGAGGGGGCGTCGTTGTTGAATAACTTTATGCTGCACCTGCGACATGATTGGATCTCGGGGGTTCATGTGGCGACACAAAAGTTCAATTTTGATGGAGAGAGAAATATCGGGGGAATGTGCTCGGCCAGTGGCACTTGCCAGTTTGGACTGTGGGAAGGCGTGGAGAGGCCCTATCTGGTGCCGCAGTTTAGGCTGGagcgttga
- a CDS encoding hypothetical protein (EggNog:ENOG503NZPZ; COG:Q), giving the protein MQLVTAGLLALVLLVATVVHLIKEFQKINDPNGPPGPTQLPYIGRIHDLPINFMWLKFKEWADKHGAGGFYRTQMLGVNVLVITDETVAEDLLVKRAKYNSDRPNIQSLFDSKSSEGSMEYLPLMGRNKYWARQRKLTHAYITEATNVKYNGVMYHEAKRWMANLIQNPDNFQASLEDMTAKVMCQLTWDDPSLSTYCTKSAWGLLRQMSPAGPITNVLTPLWHLPMFMNPWKKAERKRHDEQSAWWQERYLTTRDKMAQGGRVRNCWTRQFIEKTSLKTNISGDYEASCVIGMLALVGIFTVAGPLSYWLVTMVHYPEWQAAVQKEIDEKCEGRMPTLEDAPNLPILRACIKETMRWKPNVPTGVAHETEADDVYNGYFIPKGTRLLPLDWAFLRNPKKYPDPDNFRPERWLEPGWPTFQAPLTQFPTIKGMTSFGWGQRQCLGMSLTQDELIVACGALAWTFNLKPKHNPATGMNHPVPLDKSNSLLIIKPDPFQMSFEPRSEKRKEEALRLWAESDARDRAERAKFFQEARVAQQTAIVPDNGLFDVLAEKKDEASIQIRRVNSYGPQV; this is encoded by the exons ATGCAGCTCGTTACCGCGGGCCTCCTGGCCCTTGTCCTTTTGGTGGCAACAGTGGTACATCTTATCAAAGAATTTCAAAAGATTAACGATCCCAACGGACCGCCCGGCCCAACACAACTTCCTTATATTGGCAGAATTCATGACTTGCCTATAAACTTCATGTGGCTCAAGTTCAAAGAGTGGGCGGACAAGCACGGAGCTGGCGGCTTCTACCGAACTCAGATGCTCGGCGTCAACGTCCTGGTCATTACCGACGAAACGGTTGCCGAGGACTTGTTGGTCAAGCGGGCCAAGTACAATTCGGATCGGCCAAACATTCAGTCGCTGTTTGACTCGAAGAGCTCCGAGGGCTCCATGGAATACCTTCCCTTGATGGGCAGGAACA AATACTGGGCTCGCCAAAGAAAGCTCACCCATGCCTACATCACCGAGGCCACCAACGTCAAGTACAACGGTGTGATGTATCACGAGGCGAAGCGCTGGATGGCCAACTTGATCCAGAACCCAGACAATTTCCAAGCTTCGCTCGAGGATATGACTGCCAAAGTCATGTGCCAGCTCACTTGGGATGATCCCTCTCTGAGCACTTACTGCACCAAGAGTGCTTGGGGTTTACTCCGACAGATGTCCCCCGCTGGCCCTATTACCAATGTCCTCACCCCGctgtggcatctgcccaTGTTCATGAACCCatggaagaaggcggagCGCAAGCGTCATGATGAGCAGTCGGCATGGTGGCAGGAGCGATACCTCACAACCCGTGACAAGATGGCACAGGGTGGTCGGGTCCGCAATTGCTGGACACGACAGTTCATTGAGAAGACCTCGTTGAAGACCAACATCTCTGGTGATTATGAAGCCTCTTGCGTTATTGGAATGCTCGCGCTGGTCGGCATCTTCACCGTCGCCGGACCGCTTTCGTACTGGCTGGTTACCATGGTTCACTATCCGGAATGGCAAGCCGCCGTGCAGAAAGAGATTGACGAAAAGTGTGAGGGGCGCATGCCTACGTTGGAAGATGCGCCTAACCTACCCATCTTGAGAGCTTGCATCAAGGAGACTATGCGGTGGAAGCCCAATGTCCCGACAGGTGTCGCCCACGAGACGGAGGCGGACGATGTTTATAACGGCTACTTCATTCCCAAGGGCACCCGCCTCTTACCCCTGGACTG GGCATTCCTCCGCAACCCCAAGAAGTATCCTGACCCTGACAACTTCCGGCCCGAACGCTGGTTGGAACCTGGCTGGCCAACCTTCCAAGCGCCCCTGACACAGTTCCCAACCATCAAGGGCATGACATCGTTCGGATGGGGCCAGCGCCAATGTCTCGGCATGTCACTCACCCAAGACGAGTTGATCGTTGCTTGCGGTGCCTTGGCATGGACCTTCAACCTCAAGCCCAAGCATAACCCAGCGACTGGGATGAACCATCCCGTACCGCTTGACAAGTCCAACTCgctgctcatcatcaagccAGATCCTTTCCAGATGTCATTTGAGCCCAGAAgcgagaagagaaaagaggaagCACTCCGTCTTTGGGCCGAGTCAGATGCGCGAGATCGTGCCGAGAGAGCCAAGTTCTTCCAGGAAGCGAGGGTAGCACAGCAGACTGCAATTGTGCCAGACAATGGTCTGTTTGATGTCCTtgcagagaagaaggacgaaGCCTCAATACAGATCAGAAGGGTAAACTCTTACGGGCCGCAGGTATAG
- a CDS encoding hypothetical protein (COG:F; EggNog:ENOG503NWAA; MEROPS:MER0043475) gives MAPHSEPEHRDEVTAHPKGQDAPTVRMMVLETDEPHKETKKIPGKTTFGEILHNHFTNAGKAHDPPLGIETDRWFVIPEKGGTMPKYEDFEGCDALLITGSVYDAHGDDPWILDLLKLLRELWQNHPKMHFSGVCFGHQLLCRLLGAEVRPSPKGDWELGHSKIELTPIGQKLFRTDDDHVHLHQMHQDHVVAPPTVESAQGLLPKGTRVHVWGKSDHTEVQGVYIKGKMFTTQAHLAFDEEMVKRQIEMRVEAGSIDDQEAADQAGDTADLEHDGEVAAGAILRFFHDEDEDVD, from the exons ATGGCACCCCACAGCGAACCAGAACATCGGGACGAAGTGACGGCCCACCCAAAGGGTCAGGATGCCCCCACTGTCAGGATGATGGTCCTCGAGACGGACGAACCCCATAAGGAGACCAAAAAGATACCTGGAAAGACGACCTTTGGCGAGATTCTGCACAACCACTTCACCAATGCCGGCAAGGCGCATGACCCTCCGTTGGGGATTGAGACGGACAGGTGGTTTGTGATTccggaaaaggggggaacgATGCCCAAGTACGAGGATTTTGAGGGTTGCGACGCGCTGCTGATCACGGGGAGCGTGTATGATGCGCATGGTGATGATCCGTGGATTCTGGAcctgttgaagttgttgagaG AGCTATGGCAAAACCATCCCAAAATGCATTTCTCGGGCGTCTGCTTTGGTCATCAGCTCCTCTGCCGCCTTCTCGGTGCCGAAGTGCGGCCCTCGCCAAAAGGCGACTGGGAGCTGGGCCATTCCAAGATTGAGCTGACGCCCATTGGCCAGAAGCTCTTCCGGACGGATGATGACCATGTGCACTTGCACCAGATGCATCAGGATCATGTTGTTGCTCCCCCCACGGTAGAGTCCGCGCAGGGGCTGCTACCAAAGGGGACGAGGGTGCATGTCTGGGGCAAGTCGGACCATACCGAGGTACAAGGGGTGTACATCAAGGGAAAGATGTTTACTACCCAGGCGCACTTGGCgtttgatgaggagatggtCAAAAGGCAGATTGAGATGAGGGTTGAGGCGGGGAGTATTGATGATCAGGAGGCGGCGGACCAGGCGGGGGATACGGCGGATTTAGAGCACGATGGAGAGGTGGCAGCGGGGGCGATATTGAGGTTCTTccatgatgaggatgaggatgttgattga
- a CDS encoding hypothetical protein (EggNog:ENOG503PQXS; MEROPS:MER0026262; COG:S) has protein sequence MPKSSVAPRASQECSKRSIAEYLLRSTSTVLEAIFQESGNVGASIGLLEDGNYTFHDIGTRALDEDQPPTKNSRYLISSMTKPFMGLAISILVADGRHGICFETPVKDILPELEGRTALLSDQMEPELTIGHLLAHRSEFLRYTNLWESPEGHIPWTTIDPVLSLLRHMPRSSQYTEKTFDNSRNYSNECFALLAEVVERTARMPWGEFVTERILQPLHLTSTFTDVPQDHLQDRNSYVAYHSVSVDGLMAGGHQLWQRNCMTRPKAEPLLIEPSQVSCVNRGSKPSPLGAAAGMVSSTKDLLKFFGYLLEVFGSLQGQRYDLGHKISEVERGMITWWRHILSHTQSENSIYAGGWNTTNISWNPCDLKHRWPGSDGDNARRLQSVIRSSHNDGALTANRLWYFFQQLSIGGGVGVGKKLALYHGGNMVGATSSCFLIPSLKQAVVVLCNTRGFYLDAANIACMFLADALARKATDPRALQTLCANLDTVVRHIKGSYIRDLALYETRLEREYSQLARAEDFAGCVGRFRLVPGVFAEIQGHAGGSLRFQLYGKGFEYPLRARHDCCAVSSEVTMTFAMPMRDLVPLGVGGNNRLNIRDFELVFRGRRGSGRPFEEFVWVFDRNGVYEDGDESAFAWKRVA, from the exons ATGCCCAAATCATCCGTGGCTCCTCGAGCTTCACAAGAATGCAGCAAGAGAAGCATAGCCGAGTACCTGTTGCGATCTACATCAACGGTTCTTGAAGCCATATTTCAGGAAAGCGGAAACGTCGGTGCATCAATCGGCCTCTTGGAAGATGGGAACTACACCTTCCATGATATTGGCACCCGTGCCCTTGACGAAGACCAGCCCCCTACTAAGAATTCAAGATATCTCATATCATCCATGACCAAGCCTTTTATGGGCCTTGCAATATCAATTCTTGTCGCTGACGGAAGACATGGCATCTGTTTTGAAACACCTGTGAAGGATATCCTTCCAGAACTTGAGGGACGAACCGCACTGTTGTCGGACCAGATGGAGCCTGAGCTGACAATCGGCCATCTTTTGGCGCACCGGTCCGAGTTCCTGAGGTACACCAACCTCTGGGAAAGTCCCGAGGGTCACATTCCATGGACGACCATTGATCCAGTCCTGTCGCTCCTCCGTCACATGCCCCGAAGCAGCCAGTATACAGAGAAGACATTCGATAATTCTAGGAACTACTCCAACGAATGCTTTGCCTTGCTtgctgaggttgttgaaaGGACCgcgaggatgccgtgggGAGAGTTTGTCACAGAGAGGATTCTACAGCCATTGCATTTGACCAGCACCTTTACCGACGTTCCGCAGGACCATCTACAGGACAGGAACAGCTATGTTGCATATCACAGCGTGAGTGTAGATGGTTTGATGGCGGGAGGTCATCAACTTTGGCAGAGGAACTGCATGACACGTCCCAAGGCAGAACCCCTTTTGATTGAACCCTCCCAGGTTTCCTGTGTCAACCGCGGCTCTAAACCATCTCCACTGGGGGCGGCGGCCGGCATGGTGTCTTCAACGAAGGACTTGCTGAAGTTTTTCGGCTATCTTCTTGAAGTCTTCGGCAGCCTCCAAGGACAAAGGTACGACCTCGGCCACAAGATCTCTGAGGTCGAGCGTGGCATGATCACTTGGTGGCGCCATATCCTTTCACATACGCAATCGGAAAACTCCATCTATGCCGGCGGCTG gaacaccaccaacataTCTTGGAACCCTTGCGACTTGAAACATCGTTGGCCTGGCTCGGATGGCGACAATGCGCGTCGTCTTCAGAGCGTCATCAGGAGCAGCCACAATGATGGAGCTCTCACAGCCAATCGCTTGTGGTACTTTTTCCAACAACTTTCGATTGGTGGaggcgttggtgttggcaagaagctggcgCTCTATCACGGCGGGAATATGGTGGGCGCCACTTCGTCCTGCTTTCTCA TTCCATCACTCAAACAAGCAGTCGTGGTTCTTTGCAACACCCGTGGCTTTTACCTTGACGCAGCCAATATCGCGTGCATGTTTCTGGCTGATGCTTTGGCACGGAAAGCGACCGACCCTCGCGCACTTCAAACCTTGTGCGCAAACCTTGACACTGTGGTCCGACACATTAAAGGCAGTTACATACGGGATTTGGCTCTCTACGAGACAAGGCTTGAACGGGAGTATTCCCAACTTGCACGTGCGGAAGACTTTGCGGGCTGTGTGGGGAGATTCCGATTGGTCCCGGGTGTGTTTGCTGAGATTCAGGGGCATGCTGGAGGGTCTTTGAGATTTCAACTGTATGGAAAAGGGTTTGAATACCCACTGAGAGCCAGACATGATTGCTGTGCGGTCTCTTCAGAGGTGACCATGACGTTTGCCATGCCGATGAGAGACTTGGTACCTCTTGGTGTAGGCGGAAACAATAGATTGAATATTCGAGATTTCGAGCTGGTGTTTAGGGGTCGAAGAGGGTCAGGCAGGCCGTTTGAGGAATTTGTTTGGGTGTTTGATCGGAATGGGGTTtatgaggatggggatgagagCGCATTTGCTTGGAAACGTGTGGCCTGA
- a CDS encoding hypothetical protein (EggNog:ENOG503P5J7), with protein MSSSRLHTIHALLDGYSSLSVDKMTERLSNDFTHHVLPASLDMPLRNRDEFAHHAGEIFSIFHTFHMVPLTMFEDDRQNMVVINARMEGILKNGAEWVNECVLMVRLSRDGQQVVAIEEFVDSFKAVEMKKRHAPTMNVRSTDMAGSAKEALFRSVALST; from the coding sequence ATGTCTTCCTCCCGCCTCCACACCATTCACGCCCTCCTCGACGGCTActcttccctctccgtcGACAAGATGACCGAGCGTCTCTCCAACGACTTCACCCACCACGTCCTCCCCGCCAGCCTTGACATGCCCCTCCGAAACAGAGACGAGTTCGCCCACCACGCCGGCGAGATCTTTTCCATCTTTCACACCTTCCACATGGTCCCTCTCACCATGTTTGAGGACGACAGGCAAAACATGGTCGTCATCAACGCCAGAATGGAGGGCATCCTCAAGAACGGCGCCGAGTGGGTCAACGAGTGCGTCCTGATGGTGCGTCTGTCGAGGGACGGCCAGCAGGTCGTGGCCATCGAGGAGTTTGTCGACAGCTTCAAGGCCgtggagatgaagaagagacaTGCGCCCACGATGAATGTCCGCAGCACCGATATGGCTGGCAGCGCCAAGGAGGCCTTGTTTAGAAGTGTGGCTTTGTCTACTTGA
- a CDS encoding hypothetical protein (EggNog:ENOG503NXRK; COG:G; COG:M) has protein sequence MSKALLITGATGKQGGAVIDALIDRDASGSSPFTILAVTRHPDSASAKRLVSRSPNIKLVKGDLDDVPALFEEALRANDNKPIWGVYSVQVSMGPGVTVESEVKQGTALIDSALEAGVEHFVYSSVERGGDEKSWDNPTPIPHFQSKQMIETYLRDAQEGKPGAAMGWTILRPVAFMDNLAPGFPTKVFMAALRNWLGDNGKPLQWIATADIGVFAAMAFEDPEKWNRKAVGLAGDELTVEQLGRAFTKATGQPAPITYWFLGSALTYAVKEMGTMIAWFASDGYAADIEARRRDYPGLMTMEQWLQKKSGWAQSK, from the coding sequence ATGTCCAAagctctcctcatcaccggcgcaACCGGCAAGCAAGGCGGAGCCGTCATTGACGCCCTCATCGACCGTGATGCCTCCGGTTCCTCCCCtttcaccatcctcgccgtcaCCCGCCATCCAGATTCCGCCTCTGCCAAGCGGCTGGTCTCCCGCAGCCCCAACATCAAGCTTGTCAAAGGCGATCTTGACGATGTCCCTGCCCTCTTCGAAGAGGCCCTCAGGGCAAACGACAACAAACCCATCTGGGGTGTTTACTCGGTGCAGGTCTCCATGGGTCCCGGTGTCACCGTCGAAAGTGAAGTCAAGCAGGGCACCGCTCTCATCGACAGCGCCCTCGAGGCAGGAGTCGAGCACTTTGTCTACTCCAGTGTTGAAAGGGGCGGTGATGAAAAGTCGTGGGACAACCCTACCCCCATTCCCCATTTCCAGTCCAAGCAGATGATTGAGACGTACCTGCGTGATGCCCAGGAGGGCAAGCCGGGTGCTGCTATGGGGTGGACTATTTTGCGGCCAGTGGCATTCATGGACAACCTTGCCCCTGGCTTCCCTACCAAGGTTTTCATGGCTGCGttgaggaactggctgggTGACAATGGGAAGCCGTTGCAGTGGATTGCCACGGCAGACATTGGTGTCTTTGCTGCCATGGCATTCGAGGATCCTGAGAAGTGGAACAGGAAGGCGGTTGGGCTGGCGGGTGATGAGTTGACTGTTGAGCAGCTGGGTAGGGCGTTCACCAAGGCTACTGGACAGCCTGCGCCGATCACGTACTGGTTTTTGGGCAGTGCGTTGACGTATGCGGTGAAGGAGATGGGAACCATGATTGCGTGGTTTGCGAGCGATGGGTATGCAGCTGATATTGAggcgaggagaagagatTACCCGGGTCTGATGACGATGGAGCAGTGGTTGCAGAAGAAGAGTGGATGGGCTCAGTCAAAGTGA
- a CDS encoding hypothetical protein (EggNog:ENOG503P3ED; COG:S), protein MVSLPTPDAIAGTTIAFSFILLGNAITQSFMGVPALLIDFPRPSSPDHPRAARLLGRQWPVFWQVGNVFFRPISTLGILGYGYTAFSAWRYASAMAAENGWHTALVPAHGQVERGNWKIWGVCALCHLVTVVHSALNMQPLNAKLEGLSAVEVVDGGNKRTDGIVEGAGSKGKGGVDVSLAEYYARRWIKLNLVRALMPLVAGSLGLWQSLGAKEVPVKGVIV, encoded by the coding sequence ATGGTCAGCCTCCCCACCCCGGACGCCATAGCCGGCACAACaatcgccttctccttcatcctcctcggcaacgCAATCACGCAGTCCTTCATGGGCGTGCCCGCGCTCCTGATTGACTTCCCCCGcccatcctcccccgaccACCCCCGCGCCGCCCGCCTCTTGGGTCGCCAGTGGCCCGTCTTCTGGCAGGTAGGCAATGTGTTCTTCCGGCCCATCTCTACCCTTGGCATCCTCGGGTATGGGTACACTGCCTTCTCGGCCTGGAGATATgcctcggccatggcggcggaGAACGGGTGGCATACCGCGCTCGTGCCTGCGCATGggcaggtggagagggggaatTGGAAgatttggggggtttgcGCGCTGTGTCACTTGGTTACTGTTGTTCATAGCGCCTTGAACATGCAGCCGCTGAATGCGAAGTTGGAGGGGCTGAGTGCggtagaggtggtggatggggggaacAAGAGGACTGATGGGATTGTcgagggggcggggagtaaggggaaggggggagtggATGTGAGTTTGGCAGAGTATTATGCTAGGAGGTGGATCAAGTTGAACTTGGTGAGGGCGTTGATGCCGCTTGTGgcggggagtttggggctGTGGCAGAGTTTGggggcgaaggaggtgccggtGAAGGGGGTCATTGTGTAG
- a CDS encoding hypothetical protein (EggNog:ENOG503NXRU; COG:C; COG:H), with amino-acid sequence MPFIDDGESRPVGSYPNSGIDVLIVGTGLAGLTAAIECVRKGHNVRVLERNDDINTAGDMYFMGLSATKFFKHWPEMAKEFDEISLHNCWIETFKHDGDQMITPLKVSDRLRDAGLDPDTPPGTFQMRPLVYKMYVRQVEKLGVKIQFGKRVVEYWEDESRGKAGVVTDKGERYEADVVIAADGVGSKSQKLVGGQVRAMKSGRAMWRAAFPIHHVDKNPEVKEFFKMIKGESGEEPIVRTWLGPGTYAMTLTRPDTMIWVMNHDVTGSEKESWNHTIDAQEVLDNMDKGVGPKPWAPMFKELIKLTPPNTIVNFELFWRNPQPKWASPGARVINIGDAAHSFLPASGNGATQAIEDAISLASCLQIGGKENIPQSVRAHVRMRFIRNACAQKLGFSNAELLQDTDWTKVKLDPRVAQPKLPSWVWGHDPEKYAYEVYDRVVESMRRGVPFDEDDSIPPNYPAGYKYEPWSIEDIMEDMKNGKSIELGSGNWD; translated from the exons ATGCCTTTCATCGACGACGGCGAGTCCAGGCCCGTGGGCTCGTATCCGAACAGCGGCATCGATGTTCTGATCGTCGGCACCGGCCTTGCGGGCCTCACGGCGGCTATCGAGTGTGTGAGAAAGGGACACAACGTCCGGGTTCTGGAGAGAAATGACGACATCAACACTGCCG GCGACATGTACTTTATGGGCCTGTCAGCGACCAAGTTCTTCAAGCACTGGCCTGAGATGGCCAAGGAGTTTGACGAGATCTCTCTGCATAACTGCTGGATCGAGACTTTCAAGCACGATGGCGACCAGATGATCACACCTCTCAAAGTGTCCGACCGGCTTCGGGATGCAGGTCTGGATCCTGACACACCTCCTGGGACGTTTCAAATGCGCCCCCTTGTGTACAAGATGTACGTCCGCCAGGTCGAGAAGCTAGGCGTCAAAATTCAGTTTGGAAAGCGAGTGGTAGAGTACTGGGAGGACGAGTCTCGAGGCAAGGCTGGCGTGGTTACCGACAAGGGCGAGAGATATGAAGCCGATGTCGTGATTGCTGCAGATGGTGTTGGGTCGAAGAGCCAGAAGCTCGTGGGAGGCCAAGTGCGAGCCATGAAATCAGGCAGGGCCATGTGGCGAGCTGCATTCCCGATACACCATGTCGATAAGAATCCTGAAGTGAAGGAGTTCTTCAAAATGATCAAGGGAGAATCTGGGGAGGAGCCGATTGTGCGAACCTGGCTTGG CCCAGGAACATATGCCATGACCCTCACGCGTCCGGACACCATGATTTGGGTCATGAACCACGATGTTACTGGCTCCGAGAAGGAATCGTGGAACCACACCATCGACGCCCAGGAGGTACTGGACAACATGGACAAGGGCGTCGGGCCAAAGCCATGGGCACCAATGTTCAAGGAGCTGATTAAACTGACAcctcccaacaccatcgTTAATTTCGAGCTGTTTTGGAGAAATCCGCAACCCAAGTGGGCATCTCCCGGGGCTCGTGTCATCAACATTGGCGATGCAGCCCATTCCTTTCTCCCCGCGTCTGGAAACGGCGCCACTcaggccattgaagatgcTATCTCGCTGGCCTCCTGCCTTCAGATCGGCGGCAAAGAAAACATCCCGCAGTCTGTCAGAGCTCACGTCCGCATGCGCTTCATCCGGAATGCATGTGCGCAAAAGCTGGGTTTCAGCAACGCCGAGCTGCTGCAGGATACCGACTGGACCAAGGTCAAGCTGGACCCGCGCGTGGCCCAACCCAAGCTCCCCAGCTGGGTCTGGGGACACGATCCCGAGAAGTATGCCTACGAGGTGTACGATCGCGTGGTCGAGAGCATGAGGCGTGGTGTACCGttcgacgaggatgacagCATCCCACCAAACTACCCGGCCGGGTACAAGTACGAGCCGTGGAGCATCGAAGACATCATGGAGGACATGAAGAACGGCAAGTCGATCGAGCTTGGGTCGGGCAACTGGGACTAG